The following coding sequences lie in one Thermodesulforhabdaceae bacterium genomic window:
- a CDS encoding CGGC domain-containing protein: MKKVGLVGCGAYMASGYGCPGEWRCYKAATLGEGKFSEPGQVVFFVECECPGRTVIPNIKMAMKLSDMKPDVIHMSTCMVKAQPGCPYYKPEELAKMIETNFGIPVVMGTHEYV, translated from the coding sequence ATGAAAAAGGTAGGACTTGTGGGATGTGGAGCTTACATGGCAAGCGGATACGGATGTCCTGGAGAATGGCGATGCTATAAAGCGGCGACCCTGGGAGAAGGAAAATTCAGCGAACCCGGTCAGGTAGTTTTCTTTGTCGAATGTGAATGTCCTGGAAGGACAGTGATACCCAACATCAAGATGGCTATGAAGCTCTCCGATATGAAACCTGATGTCATCCACATGAGCACCTGCATGGTTAAGGCTCAACCGGGTTGCCCTTATTACAAGCCTGAAGAACTTGCTAAAATGATCGAAACAAACTTTGGAATTCCTGTAGTGATGGGGACTCACGAATACGTCTAA
- a CDS encoding FAD-dependent oxidoreductase yields MAADKKLRVVIIGGVACGPKAAARLKRLLPDADITIVEKTSYVSYGACGIPYYVEGLFDDVMVLNETPVGVRRTPQFFEQAKGVKVLTRREALSIDRISKTVRVKNLDTGEEEDLPYDKLVLATGASPVVPPIPGIDLQNVWTVRTLEDASLIRQAVEEKGLKNAVIIGGGYIGLEMAEALTLRGVKVTVVEMLDHVLSHMLDPELALLLENHIRQKGVNLILGEKVQSINGDGVVRSVTTDKQTIDADMVIVSVGVKPNDQLARDAGLACDPKGGIIINNYCQTTDPNIYAGGDCVLNPYVYPFTGKPIYVPLGSTANKHGRVIANHIAGIITPFPGITATALCKVFDFTAGRAGITQELAKELRLDVETAIWSGPDKPHYMGGKLLVIKLIASKRYRTLLGVEVLGPGDVAKRLDVAAAAIYFGATLDQVAYLDLGYAPPFAPPLDPLLTASHVLLNKMNGLARGLNPFEAYRWMQEKKDLILLDVRTPQEFNELRLNDPRVIHIPLGALRQKAKELPRDRDILTFCKVSMRGYEAQRILNAEGFERVWFIEGGLMAWPFGNLVSS; encoded by the coding sequence ATGGCAGCAGATAAAAAGCTTCGTGTCGTGATTATCGGAGGAGTTGCCTGCGGACCCAAAGCCGCCGCTCGCCTTAAGCGACTTCTTCCTGATGCTGACATTACCATCGTTGAAAAAACTTCGTATGTTTCCTACGGTGCCTGCGGGATTCCTTACTACGTGGAAGGGCTTTTCGACGATGTGATGGTTTTGAATGAAACACCGGTAGGAGTTAGAAGGACTCCTCAGTTTTTTGAACAGGCTAAGGGAGTCAAAGTGCTTACTCGGAGGGAGGCTCTTTCTATTGATCGCATTTCAAAAACCGTTCGAGTAAAAAATCTCGATACCGGTGAAGAAGAGGATCTTCCCTACGATAAGTTAGTTTTAGCAACAGGCGCCAGCCCGGTTGTTCCCCCGATTCCAGGTATTGATCTTCAAAACGTCTGGACCGTAAGAACTCTTGAAGATGCCAGTTTAATTCGCCAGGCCGTTGAAGAAAAAGGTTTGAAAAATGCCGTCATCATAGGCGGTGGGTATATTGGGCTTGAGATGGCGGAAGCTCTCACTTTGCGTGGTGTTAAAGTAACCGTTGTGGAAATGCTCGATCACGTGCTTTCTCACATGCTCGATCCTGAACTGGCTCTTCTTCTTGAAAATCATATTCGACAAAAAGGCGTAAATCTTATTCTTGGCGAAAAAGTTCAATCAATAAACGGCGACGGTGTTGTGCGATCGGTAACCACGGACAAGCAGACAATCGATGCGGACATGGTCATAGTATCCGTCGGTGTTAAGCCTAATGACCAGCTTGCCCGTGATGCCGGTCTTGCCTGTGATCCTAAGGGTGGCATAATCATTAACAATTACTGCCAGACCACCGACCCAAACATTTACGCCGGCGGAGATTGTGTTCTCAATCCTTACGTTTATCCCTTTACTGGAAAGCCTATATATGTTCCTCTTGGATCTACAGCCAATAAACACGGTAGAGTAATCGCCAATCACATTGCGGGAATTATTACTCCCTTTCCCGGCATAACCGCTACGGCACTCTGTAAAGTATTCGATTTTACCGCTGGTCGAGCAGGCATAACGCAGGAGCTTGCGAAGGAACTGCGCCTTGATGTGGAAACCGCCATATGGAGCGGTCCCGACAAGCCCCACTATATGGGAGGAAAACTTCTGGTAATCAAACTTATTGCATCAAAACGTTACCGCACTCTTCTTGGTGTAGAAGTTTTGGGTCCTGGTGATGTTGCCAAGCGTCTGGATGTTGCGGCAGCGGCGATTTACTTTGGCGCAACCCTTGATCAGGTGGCATACCTGGATCTTGGCTACGCCCCACCCTTTGCTCCCCCGCTTGATCCTTTGCTAACTGCATCGCATGTCCTTCTGAACAAAATGAACGGACTGGCGAGGGGGCTCAATCCCTTTGAAGCATATCGATGGATGCAGGAAAAAAAGGATCTTATCCTGCTCGATGTCCGAACGCCTCAGGAATTTAATGAACTTCGCCTGAATGATCCAAGAGTAATCCATATTCCTCTGGGAGCGCTACGGCA
- the uvrC gene encoding excinuclease ABC subunit UvrC yields MDLGSVDLKNLGENNFSVDLLSGSSSVAKEVIPESPGVYLFEDPKGVVLYVGKAINLRRRLLSYGQPPFSLKTASMLKKARHFKFIVTRNEKEALLLEAQLIKRFRPPYNVILRDDKNYPSIRINIKEPFPKLETVRQVKRDGAFYFGPYPSPYAMNEAVKVLRKAFPLRKCLGKSFMKRHRPCLNHDLGLCLAPCAGKISHKEYHAIVRDLIKFLNGNDTGLREKLAQEMYKAAEELNFEKAATLRNRLFALNTIMEQQAVVSHRRIHRDVIGYFSDGDHTFFSVVYVRSGAVTGHKCFDAGNASNDDSQLMVSFLSQYYDVYPFIPEEILLPEEVEKREDLEQYLAELRGAPVKIIYGGKSEEDRELLELAQNNAREYARATSSESVSRLEILQLLKDVMDINIVPQTIACVDISNLQGKHTVGAVVVFKNGRPMPRWYRTYNLGEAIDQNDPLMIQLTIKHLAKEDTEIFKEIDLLMIDGGKGQLQGAMKALETLKSEGISEESDRPVLVAIAKERSGERLERLFAEKIYLPHKPEPIPVSEHPQVLNFLQRIRDEAHRCALGAYQRAHRRSLKSSILDAIQGVGPRRKQLLLKRFGDVEAISRARLEDLLAIPGIPEEVAKNIYELFHPAR; encoded by the coding sequence ATGGATCTGGGTTCGGTTGATCTAAAAAATCTCGGAGAAAATAACTTCTCCGTAGATCTTCTTTCTGGCAGTTCATCGGTAGCAAAGGAAGTTATTCCTGAAAGTCCTGGAGTTTATTTGTTTGAAGACCCCAAAGGGGTTGTGCTCTACGTAGGAAAAGCAATCAATCTAAGGCGGCGGTTGCTAAGCTACGGGCAGCCGCCGTTTTCTTTAAAGACTGCTTCCATGCTTAAAAAAGCCCGACACTTCAAGTTCATAGTCACCAGAAACGAGAAAGAAGCTCTTCTTCTGGAAGCTCAGCTTATTAAACGTTTCCGTCCGCCCTATAACGTCATTCTTCGAGATGATAAAAACTATCCATCCATCCGCATCAACATAAAAGAACCTTTCCCAAAGCTGGAAACGGTAAGGCAGGTAAAACGGGATGGAGCGTTTTATTTCGGTCCCTATCCATCTCCCTATGCTATGAATGAGGCAGTAAAAGTCCTGCGAAAAGCCTTTCCTTTGAGAAAATGCCTGGGAAAAAGCTTTATGAAGCGCCATCGTCCGTGTCTTAACCATGATCTTGGACTTTGTCTTGCTCCATGCGCCGGAAAAATTTCCCACAAGGAATATCACGCCATCGTGCGAGATCTGATAAAGTTTCTGAATGGAAATGATACCGGCTTGAGAGAAAAGCTAGCTCAAGAAATGTATAAAGCTGCTGAAGAACTGAACTTTGAAAAGGCTGCTACTCTAAGAAACCGTCTCTTTGCACTAAATACCATTATGGAGCAGCAGGCTGTAGTATCCCACAGGCGCATTCACAGAGACGTGATTGGATATTTCTCAGATGGAGATCATACTTTCTTCTCCGTCGTATATGTCAGAAGCGGAGCCGTTACGGGGCATAAATGTTTTGATGCAGGTAATGCCTCTAATGACGATTCTCAACTCATGGTGAGCTTTCTCAGCCAGTATTACGATGTTTATCCCTTTATCCCGGAAGAAATACTTCTCCCAGAAGAAGTTGAAAAAAGGGAAGATCTAGAACAGTATCTTGCTGAACTGAGAGGGGCACCGGTCAAGATTATTTACGGCGGGAAAAGTGAAGAAGATCGGGAACTTTTAGAACTTGCTCAAAACAACGCCAGAGAATACGCCAGAGCAACATCTTCGGAATCAGTATCTCGCCTGGAAATTCTCCAGCTTCTTAAGGATGTAATGGACATTAACATAGTGCCTCAAACCATTGCCTGCGTGGATATTTCCAATCTTCAGGGGAAACATACGGTTGGAGCCGTTGTGGTTTTTAAAAACGGCAGACCGATGCCCAGATGGTATAGAACCTACAATCTGGGAGAAGCAATAGACCAGAATGATCCTCTCATGATCCAGCTCACCATTAAACATCTAGCTAAGGAAGACACTGAAATCTTCAAAGAAATTGATCTTCTAATGATTGACGGCGGAAAAGGTCAACTACAGGGGGCTATGAAAGCCCTTGAAACCCTTAAAAGCGAAGGAATCAGTGAGGAAAGTGATCGTCCAGTTCTTGTAGCAATAGCAAAGGAAAGATCTGGAGAAAGACTGGAGCGGCTTTTTGCCGAAAAGATTTATCTTCCTCACAAGCCAGAACCCATCCCTGTATCTGAACACCCACAGGTATTGAATTTTCTCCAACGAATTCGCGATGAAGCCCATCGATGCGCCCTGGGCGCTTACCAGAGAGCACACAGGCGGTCGCTGAAGTCGTCCATTCTTGATGCTATTCAAGGCGTGGGACCCAGGAGAAAACAATTACTTCTGAAGCGCTTTGGAGATGTGGAAGCCATCAGCAGGGCTCGCCTTGAAGATCTTCTTGCTATTCCTGGCATTCCAGAGGAAGTGGCGAAAAACATTTACGAATTGTTTCATCCTGCAAGGTAA
- a CDS encoding TatD family hydrolase, whose translation MQALDSHCHADMLSRFAPDFIEIYRSKQIAGITWSYNEEIASFKQYPDYWDHLQRLCELWTREGVPFFYLVGIHPRSIPPDLIDAKKLPPEIGKAMMKHVENPLCLGLGELGIDRGSPEEEKILRWQLEWAEEYLPKSKRIGIHTPRQNKEPVTERTLRLLEDYRTLHPFILIDHVAPSTYDMVYGEGYVAGVTLQKGKSSPEDLYKIIEKYPKMFKAILVNSDGAKELSQPYIEWLDEHELFNEEQFKALAFENALTFFNISKNKEELL comes from the coding sequence ATGCAGGCGCTGGATTCACATTGCCATGCCGACATGCTTTCAAGGTTTGCCCCCGATTTCATTGAGATCTACCGATCGAAGCAAATAGCCGGCATCACCTGGTCCTATAACGAAGAGATAGCATCTTTTAAGCAATATCCCGACTACTGGGATCATTTGCAAAGGCTCTGCGAACTCTGGACCAGAGAAGGTGTGCCTTTTTTTTATCTCGTCGGGATTCACCCGCGTTCCATACCTCCCGACTTAATAGATGCTAAAAAACTTCCTCCTGAAATTGGAAAAGCCATGATGAAACATGTCGAAAACCCTCTCTGCCTCGGGCTAGGGGAACTTGGTATTGATAGAGGCTCTCCGGAAGAAGAAAAAATCCTCCGCTGGCAACTGGAATGGGCAGAAGAGTATCTTCCAAAATCGAAGCGCATAGGAATTCATACACCGCGGCAGAACAAAGAACCGGTTACGGAGCGAACTCTCAGACTCCTTGAAGATTACAGGACTCTTCACCCTTTTATCCTCATAGATCACGTTGCTCCTTCAACATACGATATGGTTTATGGAGAAGGCTATGTAGCTGGAGTAACTCTTCAGAAGGGCAAGAGTTCTCCGGAAGATCTTTATAAAATCATTGAAAAATATCCTAAGATGTTCAAAGCCATTTTAGTGAACAGCGATGGAGCTAAAGAATTGTCTCAGCCCTACATTGAATGGCTGGACGAGCATGAACTTTTCAACGAAGAGCAGTTCAAAGCGTTAGCGTTTGAAAATGCTCTAACCTTTTTTAACATTTCAAAGAACAAGGAGGAACTACTATGA